A genomic region of Gammaproteobacteria bacterium contains the following coding sequences:
- the thpR gene encoding RNA 2',3'-cyclic phosphodiesterase: MHQQSPKSTQVQAPAASRLFFALWPSDATRDAIYKASRETVEAADGKPVPAANFHMTLVFLGSVAQDALPLVQSIAASVQGDSLRVELDRYGYWEHPQVLWCGASRVLPAAANLAASLRERLMAAGFRPDPKPFVPHVTLARKVRRPGALGAFGPVTWETSDFALVNSVTGIHGSEYTPLATYALGARRAVK, encoded by the coding sequence ATGCATCAGCAGTCTCCCAAAAGCACCCAAGTCCAGGCGCCTGCCGCCTCCCGGCTGTTCTTCGCCCTCTGGCCCTCCGACGCCACCCGCGACGCCATATATAAGGCGAGCCGCGAGACGGTCGAGGCGGCCGACGGCAAGCCGGTGCCCGCCGCCAATTTCCACATGACCCTGGTGTTCCTGGGCTCCGTCGCCCAGGACGCGCTCCCGCTGGTGCAGAGCATCGCCGCCTCGGTGCAGGGCGACTCCCTGCGCGTGGAGCTCGACCGCTACGGCTACTGGGAGCACCCGCAGGTGCTCTGGTGCGGCGCAAGCCGCGTGCTGCCCGCCGCCGCGAACCTCGCGGCGAGCCTGCGCGAGCGCCTCATGGCTGCGGGCTTCCGTCCCGATCCCAAGCCCTTCGTCCCGCACGTGACGCTGGCGCGCAAGGTGCGCCGCCCCGGCGCGCTCGGCGCCTTCGGCCCGGTGACGTGGGAGACCTCCGATTTCGCGCTGGTGAATTCCGTCACCGGCATCCACGGCAGTGAATA
- a CDS encoding nicotinamide-nucleotide amidohydrolase family protein translates to MDVSDETLKRLAQEVGERLGSRKLSVAAAESCTGGWIGKVLTDVSGSSGWFERGFVTYSNESKVAMLGVRQASLDAYGAVSEVVAREMAEGACHWSRAQVSVAVTGIAGPNGGSLEKPVGTVWIAWRWPDGKVTSQHCLFQGDRESVRRRSVKAALEALRDGL, encoded by the coding sequence ATGGATGTCAGCGACGAGACCTTGAAAAGACTGGCCCAGGAAGTGGGGGAACGGCTCGGGTCCCGCAAGCTCAGCGTGGCGGCGGCGGAATCCTGCACCGGCGGCTGGATCGGCAAGGTGCTGACGGACGTCTCCGGGAGTTCCGGCTGGTTCGAACGCGGCTTCGTCACCTATAGCAATGAATCCAAGGTGGCGATGCTGGGGGTGCGGCAGGCCTCGTTGGACGCCTACGGCGCCGTGTCCGAGGTGGTGGCGCGGGAGATGGCGGAGGGCGCCTGCCACTGGAGCCGGGCCCAGGTGTCGGTGGCGGTGACGGGCATCGCCGGACCCAACGGCGGCAGCCTGGAGAAGCCGGTGGGGACGGTGTGGATCGCCTGGCGCTGGCCTGATGGAAAAGTGACCAGCCAGCATTGCTTGTTCCAAGGTGACCGGGAGTCAGTGCGGCGCCGGTCCGTGAAAGCGGCCCTGGAGGCCTTGCGGGACGGGCTATAG